ACCAAGAACAAGCGGACCCACCCCGGGCGGGTGGAGTTCCGGAAGTACTGCCCGTTCTGTAACAAGCACACGCCGCACAAGGAGACCAGGTAGAGAATAAACGTGAAGGCCAGTAGCTCCAATCGGTAGAGCGCCGGTCTCCAAAACCGGATGCTGGGGGTTCGAGTCCCTCCTGGCCTGCAAAAGCTCCAGTTTTCAGGCAGGTTGTTTTGCATAAGATCCAAAAGTACCTGAAGGAAATCATGGCCGAGTTGCGGAAAATGACTTGGCCGAACAGGGATGAACTTGTCGGTTCCACAATCGTTACGATGGTCGTGTCAATGATCATTGCGATTTTTGTCGGCATCGTGGACCGAATCCTCACGCTGGGGATTACTTCCATTTTCCGGGGGTGAGAAGTTAGCGATGGCGTTACGCTGGTATGCGGCACATACGTACTCGGGACACGAGCAGAAGGCGAAGATGTATCTTGAATCGGCTATCGCCAATGCCGGTCTGGAGGAGAAGTTCGGACAGGTTCTGGTGCCGACGGAACAGGTGACCGAAATGCGGCAGGGTCGCCGTTCCACCACCACCAAGAAATTCCTGCCCAGCTATATCCTGATCGAGATGGAACTGGACAAGGTGACTCAGAATCTGGTGACCTCGACCCCCGGCATCACGAACTTTGTGGGTTCGGGGGGGAATCCGACGCCGCTGAAGGAGGAGGAGGTTCAGCGCATTGTCGGGCAGATCGATCGCAGCCGGACGGAGGAGGTTTCCGAAGTTCCGTTCCAGGCGGGCGATCCGGTAAAAGTCAACGACGGCCCGTTCCAGGACTTCTCCGGGACCGTCAGCGAAGTGAACATGGAACGGCGCAAAGTCAAGGTAATGGTTTCGATTTTCGGCCGCCCCACGCCGGTGGAACTCGATTTCCTTCAAGTGGAAGTCGAAAAATCCAAGGCTTAG
The nucleotide sequence above comes from Acidobacteriota bacterium. Encoded proteins:
- the rpmG gene encoding 50S ribosomal protein L33 gives rise to the protein MPRDKITLACGECKRRNYDSTKNKRTHPGRVEFRKYCPFCNKHTPHKETR
- the secE gene encoding preprotein translocase subunit SecE, which translates into the protein MHKIQKYLKEIMAELRKMTWPNRDELVGSTIVTMVVSMIIAIFVGIVDRILTLGITSIFRG
- the nusG gene encoding transcription termination/antitermination protein NusG, with translation MALRWYAAHTYSGHEQKAKMYLESAIANAGLEEKFGQVLVPTEQVTEMRQGRRSTTTKKFLPSYILIEMELDKVTQNLVTSTPGITNFVGSGGNPTPLKEEEVQRIVGQIDRSRTEEVSEVPFQAGDPVKVNDGPFQDFSGTVSEVNMERRKVKVMVSIFGRPTPVELDFLQVEVEKSKA